One genomic region from Mustelus asterias unplaced genomic scaffold, sMusAst1.hap1.1 HAP1_SCAFFOLD_1819, whole genome shotgun sequence encodes:
- the pex11b gene encoding peroxisomal membrane protein 11B, translated as MDSWVRFTAQSQGRERIFRAAQYASALAAFSLQKSGASPELVLRIKQLEAHLSLGRKLFRLGNSAEALEAAKRAVHLSDLVLRFCVTVSHLNRAMYFACDNLLWAGKVGLATTLDQDKWSQRSFRYYLFALIMNLTRDAYEISLLTEREARSRGKAEADGGAEAPLGRARARLGLLCHVLRSNPPLLLDLLKNCCDLFVPLDRLGLLRTSPGVVAFCGLSSSVLSILSISQPWLKLKP; from the exons GGCTGCGCAGTATGCCTCCGCTTTGGCAGCATTCTCACTGCAGAAGAGTGGGGCGAGTCCGGAGTTGGTTCTCCGCATCAAACAGTTGGAAGCTCACCTGAGTTTGGGACGCAAGT TGTTCCGGCTGGGTAACTCTGCGGAAGCACTGGAGGCTGCAAAGCGGGCCGTTCACCTGTCGGACCTGGTGCTGAGGTTCTGCGTCACCGTCAGCCACCTGAACCGGGCGATGTACTTCGCGTGTGACAACCTGCTGTGGGCTGGGAAGGTGGGACTGGCCACCACCCTCGACCAGGACAAGTGGAGCCAGCGCTCCTTCAG GTACTACCTCTTTGCCCTCATTATGAACCTGACCCGCGACGCCTACGAGATTAGCCTGCTGACGGAACGCGAGGCCCGGAGCCGGGGCAAGGCGGAGGCAGACGGCGGGGCGGAGGCGCCGCTGGGCAGGGCCCGGGCGCGGCTGGGTCTGCTGTGCCACGTGCTGAGGAGCAACCCCCCCTTGTTGCTGGACCTCCTGAAGAACTGCTGCGACCTCTTCGTCCCCCTGGACCGGCTGGGCCTGCTGCGCACCAGCCCCGGGGTGGTGGCCTTCTGCGGCCTCTCCTCTTCCGTCCTCTCCATCCTCTCCATCTCCCAGCCCTGGCTCAAGCTGAAGCCCTGA